A window of Macrobrachium rosenbergii isolate ZJJX-2024 chromosome 15, ASM4041242v1, whole genome shotgun sequence contains these coding sequences:
- the LOC136846277 gene encoding uncharacterized protein PF3D7_1120000-like produces the protein MFSHVKSIAIVQNVLALILLGLVVLFIIGSGNFGYIIGKNLVASLLGGLLAYLYGKYITKISDFAEEKELLLQQLEDAYLRQLIDDGSHQEEILIERNEGLAKDLTEERYRVDELFKVIDEYEARLRKAESENEELKKKSENCQDTIIQRNQELDDLKEQLKEKGAECAMNAEVIQDLRNQTTDNDVYCGFLEEKVKHHEGERKRMKQKLSDLEGNLQELQKEGNVLLDRNNDLRNNLEREAQKNLGMKKKMENLEHQNERLRRDLTEKESQIVASMETLSLQKGKNEILAEEVLVMKNWIAELTGEKEKFNDLLVEKELEISSVCQHMEDEKEKNHVLAEEGNVLKNWIAELAGENVSLKDRLAEKEMEENGIKKVSEMLEMTKEKVSELESALKQVQERLNDAEENECEQDKEDPSQEENKEADAPDNINEVEAEFTKENEGHSEEENEEAEDLERETGNQEDLEVAQEKKESCEEEETKLEKEESPKNNGEENNQPRTKKKRGKKRKKPARQEDSRLSVVQSVALQTHSENLHSIMLPAELQEVLQKKEKGLAFITYKNKVLLNFMHHDKASVRAVLSRCSRSTAEEVLVDLQKLVLSALTKD, from the coding sequence ATGTTTTCACACGTGAAAAGCATTGCTATTGTTCAAAACGTATTGGCTCTAATCCTACTTGGATTAGTGGTATTGTTTATAATTGGATCCGGAAATTTCGGATATATTATTGGTAAGAACTTGGTAGCTTCTCTTCTAGGAGGGTTGCTTGCTTACTTATATGGAAAATACATCACCAAGATATCTGACTTCGCTGAGGAAAAGGAGCTACTGTTGCAACAGCTGGAAGATGCCTATTTAAGACAGCTCATTGACGATGGCAGTCATCAGGAAGAAATTCTCATCGAAAGGAATGAAGGTCTGGCTAAGGATTTAACCGAAGAAAGATATCGCGTTGACGAGCTTTTCAAGGTTATTGACGAATACGAGGCGAGACTCAGGAAAGCCGAGAGCGAAAATGAAGAGCTcaagaagaaaagtgaaaactgTCAAGACACGATAATCCAGAGAAATCAGGAACTTGATGATCTGAAGgaacaactaaaagaaaaaggaGCAGAATGTGCAATGAACGCAGAAGTAATTCAAGACCTGAGGAATCAAACAACGGATAACGATGTCTATTGTGGTTTTCTCGAAGAAAAGGTCAAACATcacgaaggagaaagaaagagaatgaagcaGAAGCTTTCAGACCTGGAAGGAAATCTGCAAGAGTTgcaaaaagaaggaaatgttCTTCTCGACAGAAATAATGATCTTCGGAACAACCTGGAAAGAGAGGCCCAAAAGAATTTGGgcatgaagaagaagatggaaaacctcgAACACCAAAATGAACGCCTCCGACGGGATTTGACCGAAAAGGAATCTCAAATTGTCGCCTCGATGGAAACGCTAAGCCTTCAAAAAGGGAAAAACGAGATCCTGGCTGAAGAAGTTCTAGTGATGAAAAACTGGATCGCTGAATTAActggtgaaaaagaaaaatttaacgaTTTACTCGTCGAAAAAGAGTTGGAAATTAGCTCAGTGTGCCAGCATATGGaagacgagaaagaaaaaaatcacgttCTGGCTGAAGAAGGTAACGTACTGAAAAATTGGATCGCAGAACTAGCAGGAGAAAATGTAAGTCTTAAAGATAGATTGGCAgaaaaggagatggaagaaaatgggataaagaaagtttcagaaatgctggaaatgacaaaagaaaaggtGAGTGAATTGGAAAGCGCCTTGAAACAAGTACAGGAACGACTTAACGACGCagaagaaaatgaatgtgaaCAGGACAAGGAAGATCCTTctcaagaggaaaataaagaagcaGACGCTCCGGATAATATTAATGAAGTGGAGGCTGAATTCACCAAGGAAAATGAAGGACATTCTGAGGAGGAaaacgaagaagcagaagacTTAGAACGGGAAACAGGAAATCAGGAGGACTTGGAAGTCgcacaggaaaagaaagaaagctgcgaagaagaagaaactaaattagaaaaagaagaaagtcccAAAAATAATGGAGAAGAAAATAATCAACCGAGGACAAAAAAGAAACgcgggaagaaaaggaaaaagcctGCAAGACAAGAGGACAGTAGGTTGTCCGTCGTCCAATCCGTGGCCCTTCAAACGCACAGCGAAAACCTGCATAGCATCATGTTGCCTGCTGAACTTCAGGAGGTCCtgcagaagaaggaaaagggCCTCGCCTTCATTACATATAAGAACAAAGTCCTCCTGAACTTCATGCATCACGACAAGGCCTCTGTCCGTGCTGTGCTCAGCAGGTGCTCAAGATCCACTGCTGAGGAAGTTCTCGTCGATCTGCAGAAACTGGTTCTGAGTGCTCTCACAAAGGATTAG